The proteins below come from a single Melospiza georgiana isolate bMelGeo1 chromosome 4, bMelGeo1.pri, whole genome shotgun sequence genomic window:
- the RPS16 gene encoding small ribosomal subunit protein uS9: MPAKGPLQSVQVFGRKKTATAVAHCKRGNGLIKVNGRPLEMIEPRTLQYKLLEPVLLLGKERFAGVDIRVRVKGGGHVAQIYAIRQAISKALVAYYQKYVDEASKKEIKDILIQYDRTLLVADPRRCESKKFGGPGARARYQKSYR, encoded by the exons ATGCCGGCCAAGGGTCCCCTGCAGAGCGTCCAGGTCTTCGGACGGAAG AAAACTGCAACGGCTGTTGCCCACTGCAAGAGAGGGAATGGCCTCATTAAAGTTAATGGAAGACCTCTGGAAATGATCGAGCCCAGAACTCTGCAGTATAAA ctgctggaacCTGTCCTCCTCCTGGGGAAGGAACGGTTTGCTGGTGTTGACATCAGAGTCCGTGTGAAGGGTGGTGGCCACGTAGCTCAGATCTACG CTATCCGTCAAGCTATTTCCAAAGCTTTGGTGGCTTACTATCAAAAAT ATGTTGATGAAGCTTCCAAGAAAGAGATCAAGGATATTCTAATCCAGTATGATAGGACTCTGCTTGTTGCAGATCCTCGCCGTTGTGAATCCAAGAAATTTGGAGGACCTGGTGCTCGTGCACGTTACCAGAAGTCTTACCGTTAA